The following coding sequences lie in one Phragmites australis chromosome 8, lpPhrAust1.1, whole genome shotgun sequence genomic window:
- the LOC133927438 gene encoding glycosyltransferase family 92 protein Os08g0121900 has product MHLRAPLTRRIGRVSCCYCNQSPNRSTLEVDAPAMQSHPHRRRAKACRLLLAAALSLVFFSSTPADLISKPACALLVPPRRLALTLRAVRDTTATPTPAGRGHESDAVLLADWEVMVLLHPDATLPDDGNNATCAFPGGASSPARALGRLPSSGRHAYTCAMPRPARRHKPFRAPRLITTTSSSADTAEEDPARSPEMLRWSGRLVYDSVALHGGDVLVFAKGVNPRQGVNRAASGVRCVYYLRSAVADAIVASFPAATSAQEVFRCPPPPTPATELRVTLAVEGEELIPSLAIYSPPRGGSTPPEKKKLVCACTMVRDVAKFLREWAVYHAAVGVDRFFIYDNGSEDDLAGQVRHLSSAGLDISTHAWPWPKTQEAGFSHAAAVHQDSCQWMAFVDVDEFIFSPGWTKSRKPSKSMLRSIVDVDPNVGQVTLGCADFGPSGQTTDPKEGVTQGYTCRRRDEERHKSLVRLDSVDPSLVNSIHHFWLRPEFRWERSRRARVNHYKYQAWDEFKVKFCRRVSTYVADWTDPVNPASRDRTPGLGLKAVQPAGWAHKFCEVEDTLLRDMTWRWFGVGFRKKPAAGDLDPRF; this is encoded by the coding sequence ATGCATCTACGGGCGCCACTGACACGGAGGATCGGAAGAGTTTCTTGTTGCTACTGCAATCAATCGCCAAATCGATCCACTCTCGAGGTCGACGCGCCAGCCATGCAGTCGCACCCACACCGCCGCCGCGCCAAGGCGTGCCGCCTTCTCCTCGCAGCCGCCCTCTCCCTCGTTTTCTTCTCGTCTACACCGGCCGACCTGATCTCCAAGCCCGCGTGCGCCCTGCTCGTGCCGCCGCGCCGCCTGGCCTTAACCCTCCGCGCTGTCCGGGACACCACCGCCACGCCAACGCCCGCCGGCCGCGGACACGAGTCCGACGCCGTGCTACTCGCGGACTGGGAGGTCATGGTCCTGCTCCACCCCGACGCCACCCTCCCCGACGACGGGAACAACGCTACGTGCGCGTTCCCGGGCGGGGCGTCGTCCCCGGCACGCGCGCTCGGGAGGCTGCCGTCTTCCGGCCGCCACGCGTACACCTGCGCCATGCCCAGGCCGGCGCGCCGGCACAAGCCCTTCCGCGCGCCGCGGCTGATCACGACCACCTCCTCGTCGGCGGACACGGCCGAGGAGGACCCGGCCCGATCGCCGGAGATGCTGCGGTGGAGCGGCCGCCTCGTGTACGACTCCGTCGCGCTCCACGGCGGCGACGTGCTCGTGTTCGCCAAGGGCGTCAACCCAAGGCAGGGCGTCAACCGCGCCGCCTCGGGCGTCCGGTGCGTGTACTACCTCCGCAGCGCAGTAGCCGACGCCATTGTGGCCTCGTtcccggccgccacctcggcgcagGAAGTCTTCCGTTGCCCCCCTCCGCCAACGCCGGCCACAGAGCTCCGCGTCACTCTGGCCGTGGAGGGCGAGGAGCTCATCCCCTCGCTGGCGATCTACAGCCCTCCACGTGGCGGGTCAACGCcgccggagaagaagaagctggtGTGCGCCTGCACCATGGTCCGCGACGTGGCCAAGTTCCTGCGCGAGTGGGCGGTCTACCACGCGGCGGTGGGCGTGGACCGGTTCTTCATCTACGACAACGGGAGCGAGGATGACCTGGCGGGCCAGGTGCGTCacctcagctccgccgggctGGACATCTCCACGCACGCCTGGCCCTGGCCCAAGACCCAAGAGGCTGGCTTCTCCCACGCAGCTGCCGTGCACCAAGATTCGTGCCAGTGGATGGCGTTCGTCGATGTCGATGAGTTCATCTTCTCCCCGGGTTGGACTAAATCACGCAAACCAAGCAAATCCATGCTCCGCTCCATAGTGGATGTTGATCCAAATGTCGGTCAAGTAACGCTGGGGTGTGCAGATTTTGGCCCCTCGGGCCAAACCACGGACCCCAAGGAGGGGGTAACCCAAGGCTACACATGTCGAAGGCGGGACGAAGAGCGTCACAAGTCGCTTGTCCGGCTTGACTCGGTGGACCCATCATTGGTCAACTCCATCCACCACTTTTGGCTTCGGCCCGAGTTTAGGTGGGAGCGGTCAAGACGAGCCCGAGTAAACCATTACAAGTACCAAGCTTGGGACGAGTTCAAGGTGAAGTTCTGCCGCCGTGTGTCCACCTACGTGGCTGACTGGACCGACCCGGTAAACCCGGCATCAAGGGACCGGACGCCTGGCCTAGGGCTCAAGGCGGTCCAACCGGCCGGGTGGGCACACAAATTTTGTGAGGTTGAGGACACCCTGCTCCGGGACATGACCTGGAGATGGTTCGGTGTGGGCTTCCGGAAGAAACCGGCTGCCGGCGACTTGGACCCTAGATTCTAG
- the LOC133927440 gene encoding uncharacterized protein LOC133927440 gives MCIAAWIWQAHPAHQLLLLLNRDEFHSRPTRAVGWWGEGSKKILGGRDVLGGGTWMGCTKDGRLAFLTNVLEPDAMPGARTRGDLPLRFLQSNKSPLEVATGVAKEADEYNGFNLILADLSTDAMVYVSNRPKGQPATIQLVAPGLHVLSNARLDSPWHKAIRLGKNLRELVRKHGDDEVEAKDVVERLMTDTTKADKDRLPNTGCDPNWEHDLSSIFIEVQTDQGLYGTRSTAVLSVNYDGEASMYEKYLENGIWKDHTVHYQIEKALHVKKLDAPNK, from the exons ATGTGTATAGCTGCATGGATTTGGCAGGCTCACCCTGCGCACCAACTTCTCCTGCTGCTCAACAGAGATGAGTTCCACAGCAG GCCTACAAGAGCAGTGGGATGGTGGGGAGAAGGCTCAAAGAAGATCCTTGGGGGCAGGGATGTGCTTGGTGGAGGAACATGGATGGGGTGCACCAAGGATGGCAGGCTTGCCTTCCTGACCAACGTGCTTGAGCCAGATGCCATGCCCGGGGCACGAACTAGGGGAGACCTGCCCCTCAGGTTCCTGCAG AGCAACAAGAGTCCACTTGAAGTTGCAACGGGAGTGGCAAAAGAAGCTGATGAATACAATGGCTTCAACCTGATTCTAGCTGATCTATCCACAGATGCCATGGTCTACGTGTCGAACCGGCCTAAGGGGCAGCCTGCGACGATTCAACTCGTCGCACCAGGACTCCATGTGCTGTCCAATGCAAGGCTAGACAGCCCTTGGCACAAG GCAATTCGCCTTGGTAAGAACTTGAGGGAACTTGTTAGGAAGCATGGTGACGATGAGGTCGAAGCAAAAGATGTAGTTGAGAGGCTAATGACTGACACCACAAAGGCTGACAAGGATAGACTGCCAAACACCGGTTGTGATCCCAATTGGGAGCATGATCTGAGCTCCATCTTCATCGAGGTGCAAACTGACCAA GGGCTCTACGGGACACGGAGCACAGCCGTTTTATCAGTGAACTATGATGGTGAAGCTAGCATGTACGAGAAGTATCTCGAGAATGGTATATGGAAGGATCACACAGTGCATTACCAGATAGAGAAGGCACTGCACGTGAAAAAGCTAGATGCCCCCAATAAATAG
- the LOC133927439 gene encoding probable tRNA-splicing endonuclease subunit Sen2, with protein sequence MDLPGPRWKKGKDGKDFAALAVANPMSSISAELHASLKDLEPVAILSSEGGNAILGVTPEQATLLNRAAFGLAVEIAGEEGEWFQLGPEEVFFLCHALKCITVESENKKHMCERELWDHLSSTSESFPEMYKAYEHLRLKNWVVRSGLQYGADFVAYRHHPALVHSEFAVIVVPEGKEFGGRLKVWSDLLCALRASGSVAKTLLVLTISRRSCELGFPDCLEQLIAHERTITRWIPQQCREQRQKPSREEASREEQEHIRESVVFNYWGVILGFTILSSLLVYKLKF encoded by the coding sequence ATGGATTTACCAGGTCCAAGATGGAAGAAGGGCAAGGATGGCAAGGACTTTGCAGCTCTTGCAGTAGCCAATCCCATGTCGAGTATTTCTGCTGAGCTCCATGCTTCACTGAAAGACTTGGAACCTGTGGCGATTTTATCGAGCGAGGGCGGGAACGCCATTCTTGGAGTCACACCGGAGCAAGCCACACTTCTGAACCGTGCCGCCTTTGGCCTTGCTGTGGAGATTGCAGGAGAAGAGGGAGAATGGTTCCAGCTGGGCCCCGAGGAGGTGTTCTTCCTTTGCCATGCTCTGAAGTGCATCACAGTTGAATCAGAGAACAAGAAGCACATGTGTGAAAGGGAGTTGTGGGATCACTTGAGCTCCACGTCAGAGTCATTTCCCGAGATGTACAAGGCGTATGAGCACCTTAGATTGAAGAATTGGGTGGTACGGTCTGGATTGCAGTACGGTGCAGATTTTGTAGCTTACCGTCATCATCCGGCACTTGTTCACTCCGAGTTTGCAGTGATTGTAGTTCCAGAAGGCAAAGAGTTTGGTGGCCGTTTGAAGGTGTGGTCTGATCTACTCTGCGCACTTCGGGCTTCTGGCAGTGTGGCCAAGACATTACTTGTTCTGACCATCAGCCGCAGGAGCTGTGAGCTGGGCTTCCCAGATTGTTTAGAACAGCTGATTGCTCATGAGAGAACGATCACAAGATGGATACCCCAGCAGTGCCGCGAGCAACGACAGAAACCGTCCAGAGAAGAAGCCAGTAGGGAAGAACAAGAACACATAAGAGAGAGCGTGGTATTCAACTACTGGGGTGTAATACTAGGCTTCACTATTCTTTCTAGCTTACTTGTATACAAGCTGAAGTTTTGA